In the Periophthalmus magnuspinnatus isolate fPerMag1 chromosome 4, fPerMag1.2.pri, whole genome shotgun sequence genome, one interval contains:
- the gng12b gene encoding guanine nucleotide-binding protein G(I)/G(S)/G(O) subunit gamma-7 yields the protein MSSKSGSSFAQARRMVQQLRIEARIDRIKVSKASSDLMRYCSEHAKYDPLLAGIPASENPFKDKKPCILL from the exons ATGTCATCCAAAAGTGGGAGCAGCTTCGCCCAGGCTCGACGCATGGTGCAGCAGCTTCGGATAGAGGCCAGGATCGACAGGATAAAG GTATCCAAGGCCTCCTCTGACCTCATGCGCTACTGCAGTGAACACGCCAAATATGACCCTCTGCTTGCGGGCATACCTGCTTCAGAAAATCCCTTCAAAGACAAGAAACCCTGCATCCTTCTATAG